The DNA window CGCCGGCGCCGCGCTGCGCCCGCTGGGCGCGGGCACGGCCGGGATCGAGCCGATGTTCTTTCTGATGGTGCTCTCCGGGCGGGTGCTGGGGCCCGGCTTCGGTGCCGTGCTCGGCGCGGTCTCGATGTTCGCCTCGGGTCTGCTGACCGGCGGCGTCGGGCCCTGGCTGCCGTTCCAGATGCTCGCCATGGGGTGGGTCTGCGCGGGCGCCGGGCTGCTGCCGGGCGCGGCCGGTCTGCGGGGGCGCGGCGAGTTGGCCCTGCTGGCCGGGTATGGAGCCGTCTCCTCGGTGCTCTACGGCACCGTGATGAATCTCCAGGGGTGGCCCTACCTCGGCGGTATGAGCAGTTCGGTCTCCTTTGTCCCCGGCGACCCGCTCTCCGCGAATCTGGCCCGCTTCGCCGCCTACTGCCTGGCCACCTCGCTAGGCTGGGACCTGCCCCGCGCCGCCGTCACCGTCATCCTCTGCCTCACCCTGGGCACCCCCGTCCTGCGGGCCCTCCGCCGTGCCACCCGGCGTGCCGCCTTCGACGCCCCGGTCTCCTTCGAGAGCGCAAACTGAGGGCACGTCACCGAGGGCGGCCGCCGTCCTGGGCGACGTGTCGCAATCGTTACCCGTCTGCGCATGGACACCCGCTGACCACGCTCATATGTTTTGCGCGCTGACAAATGGGTCCCACCACTGCCGTGCCGTCAGTGGATGCTCCGCGAGAGAGGCGAGTTCCGTGATCAAGCGAACGAGAATGCTGCTGGCTGTGGGACTTCCGCTGGTCCTGGGCCTGGCCGCGTGTAGCTCCGACGGCGGGACGGCATCGGCCGGCGGGGACGGCGCGAGCAGCGCCAAGCCGAAGGGGAAGATCGGGGTCATCCTGCCGGACACCAAGTCCTCGGCACGCTGGGAGACCGCCGACCGCCGGTACCTGGAGGAGGCGTTCAAGGCGGCGGGGCTGCCGTACGACATCCAGAACGCGCAGGGCGACAAGGCGCAGTTCCAGACCATCGCGGACCAGATGCTGACCAGCGGCGTCACCGTGCTGATGATCGTCAACCTGGACAGCGGCACCGGCAAGGCGGTCCTGGACAAGGCCAAGCAGCAGGGCGTGGCCACCATCGACTACGACCGGCTGACGCTCGGCGGCAGCGCCAAGTACTACGTCAGCTTCGACAATGTCGCGGTCGGCAAGCTCCAGGGCGAGGGCCTGCAGAAGTGCCTCACCGCCGACGGCAAGAAGGACGCCCGGATCGCCTACCTCAACGGCTCGCCCACCGACAACAACGCCACGCTCTTCAAGCAGGGCTACGACGGTGTGCTGTCCCAGGTGAGCGGCTACACCAAGGTCGCCGACCAGTCCGTCCCCGACTGGGACAACCAGCAGGCCGGCACGATCTTCGAGCAGATGTACACCCAGCAGGGCGGGAAGATCGACGGCGTGCTGGCGGCCAACGACGGGCTCGGCAACGCCGCCATCGCCGTGCTGAAGAAGAACGGCGTCAACGGCAAGGTGCCGGTCACCGGCCAGGACGCCACCGTCCAGGGACTCCAGAACATCCTCAACGGCGACCAGTGCATGACCGTCTACAAGGCCGTCCAGAAGGAGGCCGAGGCCGCCGCCGAGCTGGCCGTCTCGCTGGCCAACGGCAAGGAGGGCGAGACCACCGGCACCGTCCACGACCCGGAGGGCAACCGCGACGTCCCCTCGGTGCTGCTGGTGCCCGAGGCGATCACCAAGGAGAACGTCAAGACGGTCGTGGACGACGGATTCGTCACCAAGGCCGAGCTGTGCACGACCGAGTACGCCGACAAGTGCGCCAAGGCCGGCATCAGCTAGCCCGGCGACGGCTCCGGCCCCGGCACTCCACCACGAGGAAGCGCGATGCCCGACCCCATCCTGTCCCTCACGCAGGTGAACAAGAGCTTCGGCCCCGCCCATGTGCTCAAGAACGTGGACTTCCACGCCTACCCGGGGGAGGTCATGGCCCTCGTCGGGGACAACGGGGCCGGCAAGTCCACGCTCACCAAGTGCATCGGGGGCATCCACCCGGTGGACTCGGGGGAGTTCCGCTTCGAGGGGCGGCCGGTGCGCGTCCACGAGCCGCGTGACGCCTCGGCGCTCGGCATCGAGATCGTCTACCAGGACCTGGCGCTCTGCGACAACCTCGACATCGT is part of the Peterkaempfera bronchialis genome and encodes:
- a CDS encoding ECF transporter S component, translated to MKRDATRRSLARPVPLARPVPLARPVPLGRRSTAALLLTSAVGVAAFGWPLLASPGADLVGHSADAPWLFAALLPLLLAVVVAQIAEGRAASGGGAGLDAKSVALLGVLAAAGAALRPLGAGTAGIEPMFFLMVLSGRVLGPGFGAVLGAVSMFASGLLTGGVGPWLPFQMLAMGWVCAGAGLLPGAAGLRGRGELALLAGYGAVSSVLYGTVMNLQGWPYLGGMSSSVSFVPGDPLSANLARFAAYCLATSLGWDLPRAAVTVILCLTLGTPVLRALRRATRRAAFDAPVSFESAN
- a CDS encoding sugar ABC transporter substrate-binding protein, whose translation is MGLPLVLGLAACSSDGGTASAGGDGASSAKPKGKIGVILPDTKSSARWETADRRYLEEAFKAAGLPYDIQNAQGDKAQFQTIADQMLTSGVTVLMIVNLDSGTGKAVLDKAKQQGVATIDYDRLTLGGSAKYYVSFDNVAVGKLQGEGLQKCLTADGKKDARIAYLNGSPTDNNATLFKQGYDGVLSQVSGYTKVADQSVPDWDNQQAGTIFEQMYTQQGGKIDGVLAANDGLGNAAIAVLKKNGVNGKVPVTGQDATVQGLQNILNGDQCMTVYKAVQKEAEAAAELAVSLANGKEGETTGTVHDPEGNRDVPSVLLVPEAITKENVKTVVDDGFVTKAELCTTEYADKCAKAGIS